From the genome of Labeo rohita strain BAU-BD-2019 chromosome 12, IGBB_LRoh.1.0, whole genome shotgun sequence:
taaccctcattccatgaaggagggaatggagacatCATGTTGAAACGAACCAATGATTTGGAATCCTAATTCACTGGCTCGTTCCAATGTGATGTCAAACTTAAAATGGAAGAGAATTTACTGTATTTGGGATCCCGATTTGTTGGTTCGTTCCGACATGACATCAAATGTGTCCAACTGAAAGGGAATGTCTcagttacgtatgtaaccctcgttccctgaaggaggtaATGGAGATGTCATGTTGGAACGAACCAACGAATTGGGATACCAGTTAGTTCCAACATGATGTTGAATGTGGCCGACTGAAAGGGAacagtatttactgtatttggGATCCCAGTTCGATCCCAATAGTATCTACTCACAGGTTGAAGAGACGATAATTTTCAGAGCACTGATGTCCTATGCCAAAGCTGatgctaacatgttaatagAAGTCAGTAATAATTAGGGTCTAGAACTTGGTGTGCAATTTGTGTGGTTTATTTCCAGCTTAATTATTGAGGAAATAAAGTGTATAAGTTCATAGCAAGCTGAGTTGGAAGTGTACGACGCTTTGGTTTATGTGGTGGCATGGTGACCACTATGCTAAAGTAAATCCTTCACTGACAGGAGCTCTGTAAATCAACACTCATGCAACGTGTCACCCTTTCATGACCGCACTTCCTCCAAGAACAATAAAAAGCCTCATGAATGGAATGGGAATTTCTTTTCCGACCTCTTACACCTCTCATTTCTTGTTACGTAATGCATCAAATGGCTTTAGTGGTGAAATGCTTCATGAATTTCTTTTGCAAAGCCAAGTTTCCATTACAATTAAgcctttaaaacaaaatgggACAGGCATTTAATGTTATGTCATTAGCATGGTCCAAAATTCCAAGTATCATGTATAATTCCAATTATTTGTACTTGTTTATGTTACATCAGCTGAAGGTTTAACTCAagttttaaaattctaaaaaaaacctgtctccgattaataaaatgtcagccttgtaaaattaaaatgacatttatgtcTTTTCTCTTCTGTTATAGGTCAGTCTGCAGATGTTGAAAGCTGGACACTATACTTTAAGGATAAAAATGGCTGTGTGTCCTGGATTCTTGGAAGAATTTTCCTCCTGACCACTGTCCTGGATTTACACCGTCAGAGGAAAGAGTGACCCATCTCTTGGCAAAGAAAAACTTTGGTGATTTTACTTTTCTGCGGACCGTATTTGAAAAGCCATCATGCCTATTCTGAAGCAGCTCGTGTCCTCGTCCTCCCAGTCGAAGCGGCGCTCTCGTTCAGACCTGACTGCGGAGATGATCAGCGCACCCCTGGGAGACTTCCGCCACACTATGCACGTGGGTCGAGGAGGTGACGCGTTCGGGGACACCTCCTTTCTTAGCAGCCGCTCCGGAGAGCCACCAAAGGAGCCCGAGGTACAGCAGAGCTCACCTAAACAGAGCCTTCTTTCCCGTACCTTCCGAAGCAGCAAGCGCTCCCAGTCGGCAAATCGCGACAAGCCTGACAAATCCAAACTGGAGCCGCCTGGTGGTTCGCCGAGTTATGTCAAAACCGCAATCTCGCTGCCGTATTTGAATGATGATGATGCAGGACGAGGTACTGGAATGCACCTTCCTAAAAGTGTGTCCTCGAGTCCTTTAAAGAAACTTCCAGAAGACGAAATAAAGCCGGTTAATGGAGCCACGGCGCCCACTGTATCCGACTTGGAGCTGGATGAGAAGAATTTCGGCGAGCTGACTGACTTGCGTCCGTCGGTTCCTTACACCGGAGGCATGAAGCATGCCGAGTCCATCATGTCCTTCCACATTGATCTCGGCCCCTCCATGCTAGGAGATATCTTGAGCGTAATGGACAAGAAAGGCTTCGAAGATGACGATCTTGGATTCGAAGAGGGGAAGAGTAGCGAGGGACGTAGCTCGCCACCTCAAAGCCCTCCCAACGAGGTTGAAGAAGAAGATCCGCTTCCTCCAGTCAGGCCTCCACGCCAAAGGCCAGGCACCAATCCTTACACTCCAGAGCTCCAAACCAGGAACCATCAACACCTGGACAGCTGTTCCCTCTCCAGTTCAGGGTCCACCGTGCTGGACGAGAAACCCCACAATCAGATGTACGAGGCCAACATGAACAACATCAAGTACAGCTCACCTCGAGTTCAAGACGACAGGGACTTCTCCTACATGGATGATGAGGACGATGACGAGATCAGGGTGTAAAGTGAACTGTAGGGTGCCAGAacagtctttgcaaagactAAATGAAGTGGTGGAGGTGGGTTGTGGTCGTTTGATGGATGTAAAGCTCACACACTGACTTGGAGGACTGATTTTATAATGGGGATGAAAGGGAAAACGTACGTTTTAGCCCTTTATAATGCTTTTTCACTACATTTTCTAGTTCAGGTATACAAACCCTCTGTTACTAGTGACTTTCACCAGAGCCACCACAGCTGTGAGAGGAATGTGCTTGCATGTTTGCCTATGCCGAGGCGAGGGAATTCCATTATAAATGGTAATTGCAGTCTCGTGAGTATCATTAATGAATTCCAGTGTTGACCACTTGGAATGCCAATTCAGGAGGTTTGTGTGGGACCAAGCCTCACATTCTCCCATGATCGACGCAGTACATTTGCTTATGCCTTTAATGCCAACAGTCTTAAGTTTCCTATTTTTTACACCTTTGATTTCATCTTTAAGTTATATCCTACATTTTGCCTTGTATGCAAAACCGTAATGATGAAGTGATGATTGGAAAACCCATAAATGTGTTTAACAGAATGCTTTATGTCTGGCATATGTTACCTTTTTGCCATCGGGTGGTGTTTATGTAGTAGATCTGGACTTTGTCATGTGTCCATACATGTTTAAGAGGATTTCCTGTCAGGTCACATGAAATCTTGGAGAATTCAAACTGATGGGATGCAGAAACCGAAAGCAGTGGTGTAGAATCAGTCCAAGTGGAACTAATGACGACTTGTcaattttgtatgtgtgtgtgaatgaggtTTGATGTCAAGAGGGCTGAAGAGTTTATTTGATTATCATCGTATAGGCTCAGACATGAAGAGCGTAGCTCTCTTATTCCGGGTCTAGCATAGTGCCTCGATCTTCAAACTGTGCTCATCAGCAGAAGTGGCTCTGGAGGGTTTTCATCTCTGAATGACTCTTATAGTTCTTTGTGTTCTGTCTTTAGGCTTGAAGAGAGATCAACACCCCGTGATGAGACTGTAACTTTTATAGCCACTCTGTGAGTTAGTGCCATACCCTTTGCGTCAGTAAAATGTAGtcaaaaatgtacttaattaaAATTCTTTAACATCTACAAAATGTACTCAAACTTGATTCACtacattctaaaaaatgcaGGGTTAAAttacaacccagcgctgggtaaaatatgaacaaaacccAGCGACTGGTTTGCTAcacagaaggttgggttaaatatttaacccaaccactgggtcaaaacaacccagttgctgggtttgtccatatttaacccagcatttctTAGAGTGCGtgcaattttattttccagAGTTATGGTAAAATTTCCACTAATTTTCCTTGAAAATGTGAAGTAATTTCTGCACCATCAGCAGCACTAAAATAGAATCTTTACATAGATTGCAATTCCATAACAACCAATCATGGGATTTTGAAGGCGGGACTAAATAACGTGTTATTTTTGAAATTCTGGCTGCTACAGAAATTACTTCACATTTCGGTCTTGATTATGAGACTTTCACAAACTATGCTAACAATTAGCAAATTGGCTCAGATACTGGCAGTATGCTTAACATTATTATAGACTCTGGTTtaccactttaaaaaaataaaataaaataaaataattaccatcTATTAATGTCTTGGTAGCCAAGCAAGTATTAACTGTTTATTGTGCACTTTgggaaattaagattttttttattttcttcctaAGTTTTGGGCAGATATTTTAAAAGCGTTCCACTCTTGATATATGTACATCATGTTCAAGtattcatttactgtatatttgagtttttttttgttttgttttttttttgattgattgattgctaTTGTTTAGTCAACAGTGTTGGCCCTGTAATCTGACATTTATATAAGCACACTAGGAACTGAGGAGAGCACTATTTTGTAGTATTGGTTATTTTCAGAAACAGTTGGCTTCTGTGGTACAGAATTGTTAGTTCAGATCCTCTGTGGCCTTTTACCTTCACTTTGTGAGCTCAGTTAGTTTTTAACACTCAGCCAAGACTACAGCTGCATTATTTCCATTGCTTATCTGTCAGAGTGTTTTTCATTGGTTTGTGAAATCAGCATGTCTGTATAGAGGAACAAGTAAGGTACGATTTATAAGAGCTCTAGAAAGATGTTTGTAATGCCGACTCCATGTTTAGGGTGTGGGATGCTTTGGAAAAGGGCTTTATTAATGGGGTACGAGGGGGTTGTGTTGCCTTATATCTGGTTGAAATGCTGCATTGTGCCATTTTGTCTGCAAGCACAGATTGAGGATAATCAAATGTGCCAATGTCTTCTCTTCATCTCTTTTGTTACtcaatttcagttcattttatgGGCTAAGAAAGTGGTCGTGAAGATATCTCACTGCACGCAAAGCTTTTTGAAGAAGACCAGATGTCCGGAACTGGATTTGTGAGACTGAAAGTGAGCTGGAATGCTGGACTGTAACAGGTTTTGAGAGCAGTAGGGCTCCCTCTACAGTTTTTGAGTAGTTTTCTTTCAGGCCATTAATACTTGTGTCTATGCTGTACTATTCGTGTGCAATGGCATAGAGGTTTCTATAGTTTCTTTGCTTGATTACTATATGCAGACAGGTTTATAACAACACATCTTCAACAGTTGCTAGAGAAAATGGTTGACAAAACACTAAAGTATAGTACAAAACCAAAACTCCTTAAATTCCAAGTATTTGCTGTTTATCTTTTTTCACTTAATGTCTGTATCATTCTGtactgaaataatatataatgaccTGCCTCACTTTCCCTTGCAAAATAACAgttatatttttcaataaaagaaaaagctgATAAACTTCACCAGAGGGCCGTGATTTGTACTTGTTCATGACTGTCAGTGCAAATCATCATTTAAGAGTGAAACAAAATACCTGTGCAAGTCTGTTCATGTTGTAGTTCTCCACTGTTGTAGATTTGCATACGTAATAACCATCCTCAAACTTAAAACTACTGTATCACAGCTATTCCAGTGTGTTGACTCAGGGAAATGTGCCTTTGCACTGTGCAGTTTCTGCTGATGAAACAGATCTGGCTGATTAAATTCCCTAgtcaaatattatatttcaaaaattgaggtcttcttaaagggatagttcacccaaaaatgaaaactgtgacatctcaccctcatgtcgttcctaTAAGATCTTTGTTCCTCTGAacgcataaaagaaaaaattgttgattaaaggagaagtccatttccagaacaacaattaacaaataatttactcacccccttttcatccaagatgttcatgtctttctgtcttcagtcgtaaagaaattatggattttgagaaaagcatttcaggatttttcttcatgtaatggacttgattggtgcccttattttgaacttccaaaatgtagtttaaatgcagcttcaaaaggctctaaacgatcccagccgaggaagaaatgataggtcatttttttcagaatataaaaatttgtatactttttaagcacaggATCATATCAAAAGGTCGCGctgaacgtaggcggaactacagacccagtgtttacaaagcgaatgcttaaagactaagaaagtgcaagtaagtcaaacactgtttacaaaccaaaaggtacaacgatgtctacattttagaagttcaaaatcggggaccaatcaagtccattatatgaagaaaaatcctgaaatgctttcctcaaaaccataatttctttacgactgaagacagaaagacatgaacatcttggatgacacgggagtgagtaaattatttgtaaattgttgttctggaagtggagtcctttaaagtcgttatttttgttttccttgtgcacaaaaagcattcttgtagcttcataacattaaggttgaaccactgatgtcacacttattattttattgatgtcctaactacctttttgggccttaaatgtggtagttgcattgctgtctatgcagggtcagaaaactctcatatttcatgaaaaatatcttcatttagCTTCCAAAGACAAATGAATGTCTTACAATAGACAATAATTGCTATTATAAGTAAATCTttccaaaatgcaaaaaatccATTAATTATtaacgacacaagggtgagtactcaatgacaaaatttgcatttttttgggtggactatccctttaatactatattatatattcaggTTTAGTAACTGTGAGGGCCTCTACAAGTGTGAAAGATTAACAGAATAGCTCTACCAAGATTGCATTGATAATTTAATATGCTGTCTGTTTGAATGCACACATTCCCAGTTTTTAGGATTTTCGTAAGAATTGCATCGGGGAGCGGATTCAAGTTGAACATGAACAATAAGGTAAGAACACCATAAAGTGACTTGCAAAAAAGAAacgttattatattttattttatatgcttcAATCTGGGCCTATAGTATAAATGTGTTACTACTGCCATCTTGTGGTCTATCCTCATTCAACAAGTACAGCCTAAGGTAAATGAAAACCAATAGCTAACATTTTGAGCAAcaatctcttaaaaaaaaaagcaggctTTTCTTTTCAATGCAAAGTTTATTTACATGTTTGTCAAGAAATTGTTTGCCACTTAAGCTACAGAAAATGTGCAgacaagtctttttttttcatgaataatATATGCATTGTAAGTATTTTTTCTGATTATTGGCTATTGAAACGACAAAGTAAATACTTTCCAAATACAACAATCCCTTAATTAGCCACTATACCCCTTACAGTATATATTAATTGATGTGCTGGTAGCATAATAGACAATAATAGctcatttaaagtaaatattttctaaatgcaaaaATCCATTAATTAGCCACTATACccattacaatatatattaattgaTGTGCTGGTAGCATAATAGACAATAATAGctcatttaaagtaaatattttctaaatgcaaaaATCCATTAATTAGCCACTATACccattacaatatatattaattgaTGTGCTGGTAACATAAGACAATAATAGTtcatataaagtaaatatttcctaaatatatatatgtgttggTAGCATGATAGACAATAGACAATAGACATGATAGACAATAGGTaacgtgatttttttttggtgaattttCTCTCTTAAATGATGAGTTAAGAATCCAGGAAACAGTTGCCATTTAGAAACAGCATCATATTCAGATGTTCTGGATCCAAGCTGCTTCTTCGACTGGCCACGAGTCTGGCTTTCTCCGTGTCGAAGGCAATGTCAGCCGGGACCGCGGTAGACACGACAGCCAAATATTTGCGTGCAACTTCACTCAGGTGCCAGTCTTCATCTTTTGGGAATTTCCAGAATGCAAGAGGATCCCAGTTGCTCTGCAACATATTCTTGTCCACGTATCTACTCAGAGCCTTATCAAGATTGTCTGGCTGTCTAAAGTTTCTCCCTTTATTGTCTTCATCCAGGTGTTTCATTTCAGCAATAATCGTTTTCTTAATGCGGGTTGAAGTCCCCTTCTCAGAGAGAACGACGTCTCTGTATCTCAGGTCAAGAGCAGTGCTCAAAGTGAGCCAATCGTTTTCTTTAGCTTTACTGAAATGATGATTCAAATGTTTTGCTAATTCATTTGCAAACTCATTTCCGCTGTGTTGCAACTCCTTTAGCTTCTTCCTTAAGGCTTCCACCTGTGGTATGATGTTTGACAGTGAGTGGAATCGTTTTGCCGTTGATATAACATCTTTGAATGCCTGGAGGGACGATGCTGtctttcttatgtttttgttttcatgctCACTTAACAATAAGTCGACGTTAAATTCAAGTAGCACATGGCGTATGGCCTCTTGCTGCTCTAAGATTCTTTCTAGCATATTTAGTGTAGAAAGCCATTTATCACCCTTAGACTCAGTCAGGTTATGTTCTGGTAACCGCAACGTTTTTTGTGCCCTCTTGAGGTGACCTTGTGCTTCAACATTAGAAAAATACTCTGCTATTTTACAACATCTCTGCACTAGCTCTTTCCAGTCAGAAGATGCCTCAAGCATCTCCTTGAAGACCAAATCCAGTGTGTTGGCGAAACAGGGAATGAGATCCCATCCTGCCTTTTTGATGTCTCTCTTCATCCCGTCTTCATTTGTCACTAGCACTTTAATTTTGCTTCCAATTCCCCATTTATCTGCTATTTTCAGAAGCTGTCCAACAAAATAACTGGGTTTGTATTCTTCGGGTAGAGGTGTGGTTTCCAAAACATATGACCTCCGAGTCCATGTGTTATCGATCAGGTGACAGGTAGTTGTCATGTAGGTTTTATTTGCTGTGGTGCTCCACACTTCAGAAGACAATGCGACGTTATCTACTCTTTCTAGACActtttgcacattttgtgttgttttaataaacaactGTTGAAGTTTTAAGAGTATAACAGCAGGTTTTGGTGGATACGGAAACCTTTTACTCATAGCCGTATAGAAATGTAAGAAGCCAGGCTCTTCGACTATGGTATGCGGATGTAAATCTGAAATAATCATATCCAGTGAGGGGTTCCTTTGAttacctgtaaaaaaaaaaaaaaaaaaaaaaaaaaaaaaaaaaaaactaatttcacAAATTGCATGCTTTAAAAATGGTCTTGCTCAAGATGTTTGGTTATAATGTCACTTTTAGTCAACCAATACAGCTCATCACACCACACTGTTCACTTTGTTTTGAAGCTAGTATGATCAGTGGAGTTTTGAAACACCACCTTAAACGTGTGCTTGCGAGTACAAACGCATCTGGTGTGCTTATACCTGTGTGAATTGCACAATTTAATACTGAATCATTATGACCATAAAAGGCAGGATTTTGAAAGCAAAAGTATACATGGTTTTgatgattttaaatttaaatacagatgGTTTGGTTATAAGACAAATTTTACAATTGTGATTTAGTAAGCCATGCTCACCTCTTTTTCCCCCGTTCCGATCCTGCTTGTAGGGTCTGTATCTTTGAGCCCGTCTGGTCCTGCCTATAGATATATAGTACCTTTATGACATCCTTAAAATTTAACAGCTTATTTTCCCATAATTTGttacagaaaatcaaacactcACCAAATGAAGATGGAATCTGTGGCATATTCAACAAGTTTGTAAACAAgtatgtaaaaaagaaaaatgtccaaCAAAACGTCTCAAAATGCTCTAGAATGAGTATCAAAACCATCCAGTTATGGAGGGAGAAAAATCTCTTGTCTCCTACTTGGTTTAAATGTAGCTCCACCTTGCCTGCCTCGCCTGTTTTATTCTTGTTTCGGTTGCGTTTCTGAGaaagtgtttctctttcctGTTACTTTCTGGCCATTGACTCTGTGTGGGCTTGCTCACTGTGTTTTGTAAGGTAGTCTACTATATTATTGGtgaatgaactgaaaaaaagaaaaaaacactttggtaataatttacaataatttattgaaaatgaattacatttcaattcatgcattaataaacagatttcatagtAGGGCTGTCACTTTGACGATTATTGTAGTAATTGAGTAATCTGTCATATATTCTGACtattaatcaagtaatctgataattataataaattttgtagtaaaatagGCCTAAGCAAACAACAggctttaaaattacttaaaatacatatataatagcaatgaggcaatattaataattcattcaaattatcaaaagcaagtaatcatggttttattgaacaaaactgttaaaatgcaaaatgtattataaacaatagaactaaTGTACATTAAGCGTTATAACAAATAAGGACgattaatattgactaaacaacattttattcaaatacccacttaatatttaatctttggccatttctttacaacACTAACGAAGGCAGCAAgccaaatgtttatttgtttttatctcccgcctaaataaagagatttttagagtgtagaccttgagaaacatttatttacaacagaaatgcaacagccactgtaatttcttgaatatgtggacatcaaaacatgtaaactcagaTTGAGgatttgagcttttattttgaaacctcgatgaacagttagcattgAGAAAGATACTAATGCATTTACCTTACAATTCTGATGAAATGGCACATGTTGCAATTCCAggtgaacgttataataaacccaaacacacagcaatatgcagagactgagtttgagatgctccacacaaTGATAACTGTTCATGAGGAGCAGCATGCAGGTATgtaacctacacgcatgtaagtaaagtgcatatattaaacctgcatcgcgtatatttgttttattgaatcacagcgtttgtgaattcacaatggCGTTGTTCTTTATtacgatttttaaatgggtttaatatatcatgcagccttggaaaatgTCTAATAATGTGTGTCATGGATTCTTGTATGTGGAATGCACCACTTCTGGTATTTTGCCGGTTACTCAACACGGGCGAAATTGCAGTCGAGGATTTTGTAAAATCGAGTACTTAAACTGAGGAACcgtgacagccctaattcaaAGACAGGTTTATGTCTTCAAATAACAGATattaacatttcaacatttaaattGGCTCAGTATTTGAAAAATTTAGAGTGCTGGACATTCTGACAAAGTATATACAATACAATGTGTTTTCATTGGTTGCTGTTTAAAAACAGGATCATATTGACATTTTCTGGCTCCAGACAGCTTCTCTTGTCGACAAGTCGTGACTCCTGCAGATGGTGCACACGTTCCACTGGAATAGCAGTGGAGACCACTGTGAGGTACTTGCGGGCCACTGTTGCCAGTTTTTTAAACTCTTCATTGGTCTTCCAGAATTCAAGTGCATTGGCTGaaatgtttgttgttttccAGTACTTTTGAAAGAGTGACTCTTCACTTTCAGTTTCTTGGCTGCAGTGCACTGGAGAATGTGTATCTCCCTTGATCTGTTTCCTGATTTCTGCTGTGATATCTTCAATGCCGGAGTCCTGCAGAACGCTGGTTTTGCATTGTGGGTCCAATGCTGTGCTAACTCTAAACCAAAGGATTTTCTTGATGTTGCCGATATGAAAGTCACATATTTCTGACAGTTTCTTCGCTATTCTGTTCTCCACCATCCATTGGTTTCTCAGCCTCTCCTGCAGCTTTTGGACAAGCGGTATGATGTTTGAGATGGGACTGAACCCTTGACTTCCTACTTCCTCTGTGATGTCCTTCAGAATATCCAGCACTGCAACAAagttttcaattatttttctttcattctcatTCAGAAAAAGATTATCCACTCGTCTGTCGACGAAAACCTGAAAAATGGCTTCCCACTGCTGTAAGATGTTCTTCAGCATATGGAGAGTAGCAAGCCACTTTAGACCACAGGATTGCGTCAGTTCACTTTGCCGAAGTTTGAGAGAAGCACAATACCCCTGAAGATTTTGCGAGGCTCCGTCGCTTTGGTGGAAAAACGCAACTATTTGCTGACATTTCCTGAGTAGAGATTCATAGTCAGTTTCCTGTATGGTTTGTCTAAAAACTTTATCCAAAGTATGAGCAAAACAAGGTATGTAGGTCCATCTGCATCCATTGTTTTGGACCTTCTTCATGCTGTCAACATTTGTGACCACAATCTGCGTCTTCTCCGTGACGTTCCACTCGTTTGAAATTCTCAAAAGGTGCTCTGCTGCATTCTCTGCTGTATGCTTGATGAGTAAATGAGCTGTATCTAGCACATACGATTTCAGCTTCCAGTTTTCGCTGATTAGGTGACAGGACACCGTCAGGTAAAACACCTTCTCATTGGAGCTCCACAGCTCAGCTGAGAGAGCAAGGTTACTTGCATTATTGACTGCATTCTGTACTTCCACCCTCTTCTGCCTGTAAAGGTTCTGAAGTTCATTTCGGATCCACGAGGCACTTAAATGACCATCTAAGGAGGGTTGTAGAGTCCTTGTGAGATGAAGTCTTGTCACAGACCTTAAAGGCTGGAGATCCTTTATAATTATATTCAAAAGTGTACTGATATTTGAGCCATGAcctaattaaaatcaaatgcattaaatgagATATAAAGTAGTCATACAGAAGAAAATTTTCTTATGGCGATTTCATAAAAGTCCATTACACCTCACCTCTGTTTGTTGGTAATTCATGCTGGTTATAAGGCCGGATCTGTTCAGCGTGTAAAGTAGGCCTACCATAGGACAACTTTCTCCCTGCGTATgataaacacacaaatgtatttctgtattatcatatgtgaccctggaccacaaaacagtcataaatagcacgggtatatttgtagcagtagccaacagtatactgtatgagtcaaaatgataaatttttcttttatgccaaaaatcattaggttattaagtaaagatcatgttacattTCCAACCATaaatatcaaaacgtaattttttattagtgatATCCATTGCTaagtttatacaattttaaaggtgattttctcagtattttgattttttggtgTATGGTCCAACTATtgaaccatacatcaatggaaagctttcagatggtgTACTGATCTCATTAATCTCAAAACCCTGACccttattactgtttttgtggtccagggtcacatgagAAATTTGAATAAGCAACATATGTGAGTcttgtttgcatttattttcatattttaatgtcGACCGTACAATATTAGAAATTTCAGctgtattcatatttatttgttttcaagaCTAAATTCAAGATGGTCAGTTACAAATAATAGCCTAAATTTAAGCACTGTACAAACAAAAGTTAAATATGAAGGTTTTTGCACCGGTCGGTAGcctatatgtaaccctggaccacaaaaccagtcttcagtcgctggggtatatttgtagcaatagccaaaaatacattgtatgggtcaaaattattgttttttctttcatgccaaaaatcattaggaaattacctaaagatcatgtttcatgaagatattttgtaaaattcctactgtaaatatattaaaacttaatttctgataaGAATTATACAttgttaaaaactttatttggaaaactttaaaggtgaaaattaaat
Proteins encoded in this window:
- the LOC127174502 gene encoding uncharacterized protein LOC127174502, with the protein product MVLILILEHFETFCWTFFFFTYLFTNLLNMPQIPSSFGRTRRAQRYRPYKQDRNGGKRGNQRNPSLDMIISDLHPHTIVEEPGFLHFYTAMSKRFPYPPKPAVILLKLQQLFIKTTQNVQKCLERVDNVALSSEVWSTTANKTYMTTTCHLIDNTWTRRSYVLETTPLPEEYKPSYFVGQLLKIADKWGIGSKIKVLVTNEDGMKRDIKKAGWDLIPCFANTLDLVFKEMLEASSDWKELVQRCCKIAEYFSNVEAQGHLKRAQKTLRLPEHNLTESKGDKWLSTLNMLERILEQQEAIRHVLLEFNVDLLLSEHENKNIRKTASSLQAFKDVISTAKRFHSLSNIIPQVEALRKKLKELQHSGNEFANELAKHLNHHFSKAKENDWLTLSTALDLRYRDVVLSEKGTSTRIKKTIIAEMKHLDEDNKGRNFRQPDNLDKALSRYVDKNMLQSNWDPLAFWKFPKDEDWHLSEVARKYLAVVSTAVPADIAFDTEKARLVASRRSSLDPEHLNMMLFLNGNCFLDS
- the LOC127174501 gene encoding E3 SUMO-protein ligase ZBED1-like codes for the protein MDKVKAKLLNIPSTFCELRRAPKLSRDMNKKRANFANNLHRGRGHRDFSRDRFMPIPFKRMYGRQSHLESGRKLSYGRPTLHAEQIRPYNQHELPTNRGHGSNISTLLNIIIKDLQPLRSVTRLHLTRTLQPSLDGHLSASWIRNELQNLYRQKRVEVQNAVNNASNLALSAELWSSNEKVFYLTVSCHLISENWKLKSYVLDTAHLLIKHTAENAAEHLLRISNEWNVTEKTQIVVTNVDSMKKVQNNGCRWTYIPCFAHTLDKVFRQTIQETDYESLLRKCQQIVAFFHQSDGASQNLQGYCASLKLRQSELTQSCGLKWLATLHMLKNILQQWEAIFQVFVDRRVDNLFLNENERKIIENFVAVLDILKDITEEVGSQGFSPISNIIPLVQKLQERLRNQWMVENRIAKKLSEICDFHIGNIKKILWFRVSTALDPQCKTSVLQDSGIEDITAEIRKQIKGDTHSPVHCSQETESEESLFQKYWKTTNISANALEFWKTNEEFKKLATVARKYLTVVSTAIPVERVHHLQESRLVDKRSCLEPENVNMILFLNSNQ
- the cdc42ep4b gene encoding cdc42 effector protein 4, with the translated sequence MPILKQLVSSSSQSKRRSRSDLTAEMISAPLGDFRHTMHVGRGGDAFGDTSFLSSRSGEPPKEPEVQQSSPKQSLLSRTFRSSKRSQSANRDKPDKSKLEPPGGSPSYVKTAISLPYLNDDDAGRGTGMHLPKSVSSSPLKKLPEDEIKPVNGATAPTVSDLELDEKNFGELTDLRPSVPYTGGMKHAESIMSFHIDLGPSMLGDILSVMDKKGFEDDDLGFEEGKSSEGRSSPPQSPPNEVEEEDPLPPVRPPRQRPGTNPYTPELQTRNHQHLDSCSLSSSGSTVLDEKPHNQMYEANMNNIKYSSPRVQDDRDFSYMDDEDDDEIRV